One Spodoptera frugiperda isolate SF20-4 chromosome 30, AGI-APGP_CSIRO_Sfru_2.0, whole genome shotgun sequence genomic window carries:
- the LOC118269650 gene encoding uncharacterized protein LOC118269650 isoform X1, whose protein sequence is MLSFFITSSVSIVVGTMAPVYQLKFFNFMGVAEPIRYLFAYGGISYKNVEVNKDSDWPDVQKSVPFGKLPVLEVDKKVLYQSVAISRYLGKLVGLVPADELEAAELDAIVLSVYDFGAKVHGYFFEIIVVFSSEEQKQSVLQWLAEAGPVRVEHLDTVWRHGWVLCGVLDAALPGACAGHPPTRLSLKHAQAIADHYLGVEPVFSRQELESNDSLSRHQEWKLATYLDRIRQALSKLTPPVSKPVSQRTSPETTQFTLDYVAKGSGLSAAQVNHKASFKIYPTAQQALDPGEITILIRGPRDTYGMTVLAPILGKAQMIRQKLLGLQSKQNFTENVLPITQGATYLRAYGKTDMNKTYYIPKTKYDIDIDVETRTDHAKISYVVNLEGKYLISITSRGQSIVGSPFTITASHNIINILEKDNYCLEDGEEIDIVDIKTDRKVVLRIVDFVTEKMLLKENGTLEKISDDEARILMTTDTENDMPNYSTESYSDVENSEDSTIVKTRRFNKVASKILAMNRVCKVLNDLKSEKQLEFTKKESYLRSRSKQEIPDIVNSTLTETKAKPFIIPELREKFIVPESISVSLRAEKSTTSYDTDLHNIRTDKEVTMNIPVESTRIDTPDSLDAYTESHEDQDDNLSDRMTPSTTNNPFLNEMFEENYVASKNLGPFVASEYERNNSQNEETRDSSIKILIDTNMTPSPAHNNPFIETEDVGYIKPEPIVFERPKTPVLKIISGEKVDREESVYIDPKVELMAEEALGNEFVNPFFMHHHQSGHFEQPKPMTDFIIGAPVSLPPIIRARSPEPEIKPLIPPGTEKTRKSAKSKKTQDKKTEMTRTDPIMLPTDLNTPKDGKNENASAGSSTFHSLESNLTIDNSNASTTSDNQYEPYQIDSSRNSSPRKDIWDSAYVSIDDNNSSPDSNNNENSTLCDSLSKPKFSPSDDKFGLNQEDLSNMGPAEREIWQTCNELKIEPTKVQEEPKPYKWEIKRPTFTPIIEESDRSISSGTKDIPRTKRCTKPEDGENVSVAFAELNEMYQEYFPNSETSSTATVDENDKLHSTEVEYVTQTKDASVDSASDVTDVKRHADELEGTISEVQANVTESVSASQPLRIDNDKAFEYKKEYKDETQFGEATYSNIVLEKKKYWDEKIRQIEAKSAETSIQPKKKRISAKQLKHDSLSKRKGKQILKNFLNSGDYSQVKNINQIEDKHTEIKPQEPNQQEISADDLNTNEKLVERWKKYWDEKLETDQVQAEATALKMKSPSNKVRTLSSSSNSNKIESPVEIKLETTKYNSNILPFEDHPPVKQELPEEVFKAFETSPKRFFGTSRKQILNKIDTFLGKPGTDDIPSTDVTGGECHESGLVSSRISLFHNMSNTEPLPWARRKSQSLQNVSQRLSSSQSIVSSEENLHVELIKRPNTETLEDRINEATNYSIKESINLKNKRARMVHSSFNKTLDETIYIEPVKEQFVTSTPKRNENVRTETQDRHKEYEPIRTTNEVLRKKSFSRSEMDIFNKIPNDTTDDGLDKYKSCDELPKINVKSFISLYESVTKTAAAPKPAKRVYRTSSTDSQKNSPSHSINSDAVHRHNADQASVSTCGSKRTTPGATPTNMWTSRDSETVSNLSLDTRTSGSFDVEVIPNENKETTYISLSDIELEIIECTTDKSTESSPERETEPAHLEYKNRFKMAKEFFQSIEELREVKKPRKLNECEQLLRKQSTESVENDRPQKRVKKNIKSHSMPSSEISKIWNELQENRESSSNTKLVKISEKFNVEDLFTDVTEGKLSRQGSLRGIPHKKAVLEAFRSMENVADTSINSYEIAESQVMDFTKEHTIRNAQTYLSEYPYLPTTDPSKYHSRLDVKASGLISLKELKERKPRRNSVPDLRLNPKFTVDL, encoded by the exons AGGTTCacggatatttttttgagatcaTAG TAGTATTCTCGAGCGAGGAGCAAAAGCAGTCAGTGCTACAATGGCTGGCAGAAGCTGGTCCCGTGAGAGTGGAGCACTTGGACACGGTGTGGCGGCACGGCTGGGTGCTGTGTGGTGTGCTGGACGCGGCACTGCCCGGCGCATGCGCAGGGCATCCTCCCACCCGCCTGTCTCTTAAACACGCGCAGGCTATCGCCGACCATTATCTTGGTGTTGAACCT GTGTTCTCCCGTCAAGAGTTGGAATCAAACGATTCACTAAGCAGACACCAAGAATGGAAACTCGCCACATACTTAGACCGCATTCGACAAGCACTTTCCAAGTTAACGCCTCCAGTCTCAAAACCAGTCTCTCAAAGAACTTCTCCAGAAACGACACAGTTCACTCTTGACTACGTTGCAAAAGGGTCTGGGTTATCAGCAGCTCAAGTTAACCATAAGGCTAGCTTCAAAATATATCCGACAGCACAGCAAGCGTTAGATCCAGGAGAAATAACAATCCTAATACGAGGACCTAGAGACACTTATGGCATGACTGTACTAGCGCCAATCCTGGGCAAAGCACAGATGATCAGACAAAAACTCTTGGGCCTACAATCAAAACAGAACTTCACTGAAAATGTTTTACCAATAACACAAGGAGCGACATACTTACGAGCGTACGGTAAGACCGATATGaacaaaacatattacataCCGAAAACGAAGTATGATATTGACATCGATGTTGAAACACGAACAGATCACGCGAAAATAAGTTACGTCGTAAACCTTGAAGGAAAATACTTAATTTCTATAACAAGCAGAGGTCAGAGCATTGTTGGTTCGCCTTTCACAATAACAGCTTCTCATAACATCATCAACATACTAGAAAAAGACAATTACTGTTTAGAAGACGGTGAAGAAATAGATATAGTTGATATCAAAACAGACAGAAAAGTTGTTCTACGTATAGTTGATTTTGTTACTGAGAAAATGTTGTTGAAAGAAAATGGTACTTTGGAGAAAATAAGTGATGATGAAGCAAGGATTCTAATGACAACTGACACGGAAAATGATATGCCAAATTACAGTACTGAAAGCTATTCTGATGTCGAGAACAGCGAAGACTCAACAATAGTCAAAACTAGACGGTTTAACAAAGTTGCTTCTAAAATATTAGCAATGAATAGGGTTTGTAAAGTGCTGAATGACCTTAAATCAGAAAAACAATTAGAATTTACAAAGAAAGAAAGTTACCTGCGATCAAGGAGCAAACAAGAAATTCCTGATATCGTAAATTCAACCTTAACCGAAACAAAAGCTAAACCATTCATAATACCCGAACTGCGAGAAAAATTCATTGTTCCAGAAAGTATTTCAGTATCACTGAGGGCGGAGAAGTCTACCACATCCTACGATACCGACCTACATAACATAAGGACTGATAAAGAAGTTACAATGAATATACCCGTGGAATCTACTAGAATTGATACTCCTGATAGCTTGGATGCATATACTGAATCACATGAAGATCAAGATGATAACTTATCTGATCGCATGACGCCATCTACTACAAACAATCCTTTCTTAAACGAAATGTTTGAAGAAAATTACGTAGCTTCCAAGAATTTAGGACCGTTCGTAGCTTCAGAATATGAACGAAATAACTcgcaaaatgaagaaacaagagatagttcaattaaaattctaatcGATACTAATATGACACCTTCACCCGCACATAATAATCCATTTATTGAAACTGAAGATGTGGGTTATATAAAACCTGAACCTATTGTATTCGAAAGACCAAAAACACcagttttgaaaataatttcaggAGAGAAAGTTGATCGCGAAGAATCTGTGTATATTGATCCAAAAGTTGAATTAATGGCTGAGGAAGCTCTAGGCAACGAGTTCGTGAATCCTTTCTTCATGCATCACCATCAATCAGGTCATTTTGAACAACCGAAACCTATGACGGACTTCATCATTGGTGCCCCCGTTTCTCTACCACCCATCATAAGAGCTCGATCACCAGAACCAGAAATAAAACCACTGATACCACCAGGTACTGAGAAAACTAGAAAGAGCGCGAAAAGTAAGAAAACACAAGATAAGAAAACTGAAATGACTCGTACAGACCCAATTATGCTTCCAACTGATTTGAACACACCAAAAGATGGTAAAAATGAAAACGCTTCTGCAGGTTCCTCAACCTTTCATAGTTTAGAATCTAACTTAACTATTGACAATTCTAATGCATCAACAACAAGCGACAATCAATACGAACCATATCAAATTGATTCAAGCAGAAATTCATCGCCCAGGAAAGATATATGGGATTCTGCATACGTAAGTATCGATGACAATAACAGTTCTCCAGATagcaataataatgaaaattctACACTATGCGACTCACTAAGTAAACCGAAGTTTTCTCCTAGTGATGACAAATTCGGTTTAAATCAAGAAGATCTATCGAACATGGGACCAGCTGAAAGAGAAATTTGGCAAACATGCAACGAATTAAAAATCGAACCCACTAAAGTTCAGGAAGAACCGAAACCTTATAAGTGGGAAATCAAACGACCGACGTTCACACCCATCATTGAAGAGAGCGATAGGAGTATATCTTCAGGCACAAAAGATATTCCTAGAACCAAAAGGTGCACGAAACCGGAAGATGGTGAAAATGTGTCGGTGGCATTTGCTGAACTAAATGAAATGTACCAAGAATACTTTCCTAATTCAGAAACTAGTTCTACTGCCACTGTGGATGAAAACGATAAACTCCACAGTACGGAAGTGGAATACGTTACACAAACTAAGGACGCTAGTGTCGATTCTGCATCTGATGTAACAGATGTGAAAAGACACGCAGATGAATTAGAAGGAACGATTTCTGAGGTTCAGGCAAATGTCACTGAATCTGTTTCAGCAAGTCAACCCCTTCGCATTGATAACGACAAAGCCTTTGAATACAAGAAGGAATACAAGGATGAAACGCAGTTTGGCGAAGCGACGTACAGTAACATAGTACTTGAAAAGAAAAAGTACTGGGATGAGAAAATTCGCCAAATAGAGGCTAAATCGGCAGAGACATCAATCCAACCAAAGAAGAAACGTATCTCTgctaaacaattaaaacatgatTCGTTAAGCAAGCGAAAGGGTAAACAGATTCTTAAGAACTTCTTAAACTCAGGCGATTACAGCCAAGTTAAGAATATAAATCAGATCGAAGATAAACATACAGAAATAAAACCACAAGAACCTAACCAACAAGAAATATCAGCAGATGACTTAAATACAAATGAAAAGTTAGTAGAAAGATGGAAGAAATATTGGGATGAAAAGTTAGAAACAGATCAAGTTCAAGCTGAAGCTACTGCTTTAAAAATGAAATCTCCTAGTAATAAAGTAAGAACATTAAGTTCATCTTCCAACTCTAATAAAATCGAAAGCCCAGTCGAAATAAAATTggaaacaacaaaatacaatagcAATATATTGCCATTCGAAGATCATCCGCCCGTGAAACAAGAATTGCCAGAAGAAGTATTTAAAGCATTTGAAACAAGTCCAAAGAGATTCTTTGGTACTTCAAGAAAGcaaatattgaacaaaattgACACATTTTTAGGCAAACCAGGCACTGATGACATTCCCAGCACGGACGTCACCGGCGGAGAGTGTCATGAGAGTGGTCTCGTATCTAGTCGAATATCTTTGTTCCATAATATGTCTAACACGGAACCATTGCCATGGGCTAGAAGAAAAAGTCAATCATTACAAAATGTAAGCCAACGACTAAGTAGTAGCCAAAGCATTGTATCTTCTGAAGAAAATCTGCACGTGGAACTAATTAAACGTCCCAATACTGAGACTTTAGAAGACAGAATCAACGAAGCCACTAACTACAGCATCAAAGAATctataaatctgaaaaataaacGAGCTCGAATGGTTCACAgttcatttaataaaactttggaTGAAACAATTTATATAGAACCTGTAAAAGAACAGTTTGTAACTTCAACaccaaaacgaaacgaaaacgTAAGGACAGAAACCCAAGACCGACACAAGGAATACGAACCAATTAGAACAACAAACGAAGTTCTCCGAAAGAAATCATTCAGTAGATCAGAAATGGACatctttaataaaataccaaacGATACCACAGATGACGGTTTGGATAAATACAAATCATGCGATGAATTACCTAAGATTAATGTGAAGAGCTTCATATCGCTTTACGAAAGCGTGACAAAGACTGCTGCAGCGCCAAAACCAGCTAAACGGGTGTACAGAACTAGTTCTACTGATTCACAGAAGAATTCTCCATCTCACAGCATAAATTCAG ATGCTGTGCACAGACATAACGCCGACCAAGCGAGCGTTTCTACTTGTGGATCAAAGCGGACTACGCCAGGAGCTACACCAACAAACATGTGGACAAGCAGAGATTCAGAAACAGTCAGCAATCTAAGTTTAGACACTAGAACTTCCGGATCTTTTGACGTTGAAGTAATTCCTAACGAAAATAAAGAGACTACGTACATAAGTCTATCTGATATAGAACTAGAAATAATAGAATGTACTACAGATAAATCAACCGAATCTTCTCCAGAAAGGGAAACCGAGCCAGCCCATCTAGAATACAAAAACAGATTCAAAATGGCAAAAGAATTCTTTCAATCTATTGAAGAACTAAGAGAAGTAAAGAAGCCTAGAAAACTGAATGAATGTGAACAACTTTTGCGTAAGCAATCAACAGAATCCGTTGAGAACGATCGCCCTCAGAAAAGGGTAAAGAAGAACATTAAATCTCACTCAATGCCATCATCAGAAATATCAAAGATCTGGAACGAACTGCAAGAAAACCGGGAAAGCTCTTCAAACACGAAGCTAGTGAAGATATCAGAGAAGTTTAACGTGGAAGATTTGTTTACAGATGTGACTGAAGGGAAACTGAGTAGACAAGGTAGTTTGAGAGGCATACCGCATAAGAAAGCGGTTCTAGAAGCATTTAGATCTATGGAAAACGTAGCTGATACATCGATAAACTCATACGAGATTGCCGAATCACAGGTTATGGATTTCACTAAAGAGCATACTATAAGAAATGCACAGACTTATCTGAGCGAATATCCGTATTTGCCGACAACCGATCCATCAAAATATCATTCAAGACTAGATGTCAAGGCGTCTGGTCTCATCTCATTGAAAGAGTTGAAGGAACGAAAGCCTCGAAGGAATAGTGTGCCTGATCTTAGATTAAATCCTAAATTTACAGTTGACCTTTAG